In Pseudovibrio brasiliensis, the following are encoded in one genomic region:
- a CDS encoding epimerase, which produces MRPIALILGATGRFSRNMIEQLEAAGWETRKFDRKTQNMLEAAKGVDVIVNGANPQYPQWKRDVPPFTHQVIEAAKQSGATVIIPGNNYCFGPNMKSTIGPQTPQKATNELGLIRIELERLYKTSGVQTILLRAGDFIDTSASGNWFDLIMATKLEKGKLIYPGKTDAPHAWAYLPDMARAAVQLLEMRDQLNTYEDISFPGYTWTGDELGKALSAVTGQTIAIKSFNWWMIRLSQPFWSLAKHLLEMRYLWDVPHWMDTKRFDELLPDFQATPEQEALKHAISHLPAFPLNKPIPLNQHKRAA; this is translated from the coding sequence ATGAGACCTATCGCTTTGATTTTAGGGGCAACCGGCAGATTTTCCAGGAACATGATTGAGCAACTGGAAGCCGCTGGCTGGGAAACCCGCAAGTTTGATCGCAAAACGCAAAACATGTTGGAAGCAGCCAAAGGGGTGGATGTCATCGTCAACGGCGCAAATCCGCAGTATCCGCAGTGGAAACGGGATGTGCCACCGTTCACCCATCAGGTGATAGAGGCCGCAAAGCAGTCTGGCGCGACCGTGATCATCCCCGGCAACAACTACTGCTTTGGCCCCAACATGAAGTCTACCATCGGCCCGCAAACACCACAAAAGGCAACCAACGAGCTTGGCCTTATCAGAATAGAGCTGGAACGCCTCTACAAAACATCAGGCGTGCAAACCATCCTGCTGCGTGCCGGAGACTTCATCGACACCTCTGCGAGCGGCAACTGGTTCGATCTCATCATGGCGACCAAGCTGGAGAAGGGAAAACTCATCTATCCCGGCAAAACAGATGCCCCGCACGCATGGGCCTATCTGCCAGATATGGCACGAGCGGCGGTCCAGCTTCTGGAAATGCGGGACCAGTTGAATACTTACGAGGACATCTCCTTTCCCGGCTACACCTGGACGGGCGATGAGTTGGGCAAAGCCCTCTCTGCGGTCACAGGCCAGACGATCGCCATCAAGAGTTTCAACTGGTGGATGATCCGCCTGAGCCAACCATTCTGGTCCTTGGCAAAACACTTGCTGGAAATGCGTTACCTTTGGGACGTACCGCACTGGATGGACACAAAGCGCTTCGACGAGCTTCTCCCTGACTTCCAGGCAACACCGGAACAGGAAGCCTTAAAGCACGCCATCAGTCATCTGCCAGCCTTCCCGTTGAACAAGCCGATCCCGCTCAATCAGCACAAAAGAGCTGCATGA
- a CDS encoding glutamine amidotransferase-related protein, whose translation MTFKLGILEVGRPPENLSKTFGDYPSMFETLLKEQGADWHYMSYPVVDGQLPQTVHDCDGWLITGSKHGVYDDLEWIDRLKTFLKNAYDEHVPIVGICFGHQILAEALGGKAEKSDKGWGCGVFTYYVLENPSWVPEGLTSFSIEAYHQDQVTRLPEDGEVIASSDFCEFAAIDYKGRAFTLQGHPEFNKDYSVALFKERRGDTLPEDIADHAIASSDAPMQISEVAHMIVNFIQQAAVREKQEGH comes from the coding sequence TTGACCTTTAAACTTGGAATTCTGGAAGTTGGCCGACCACCTGAAAATCTGAGCAAGACCTTCGGTGATTACCCGTCAATGTTCGAAACGCTCTTAAAAGAGCAGGGGGCCGACTGGCACTATATGTCCTATCCTGTGGTGGATGGTCAGTTGCCTCAAACCGTCCATGATTGCGATGGCTGGCTGATCACAGGCTCCAAACATGGCGTCTATGATGACCTTGAGTGGATCGACCGGCTCAAAACCTTCTTGAAAAACGCCTATGATGAGCACGTGCCAATTGTCGGCATTTGTTTCGGACACCAGATCCTCGCAGAAGCGCTGGGTGGTAAGGCTGAAAAGTCCGACAAAGGCTGGGGCTGCGGTGTCTTCACTTACTACGTTCTGGAGAACCCAAGTTGGGTCCCGGAAGGCCTGACCAGCTTCTCCATTGAGGCTTACCATCAGGATCAGGTGACCAGATTGCCGGAAGATGGGGAGGTCATCGCATCCTCCGACTTCTGTGAGTTTGCAGCCATTGATTACAAGGGCAGAGCGTTCACACTGCAAGGGCATCCGGAGTTCAACAAGGACTATTCAGTCGCTCTCTTCAAAGAACGTCGCGGCGACACACTGCCGGAAGACATTGCTGATCATGCCATCGCATCCTCCGATGCCCCCATGCAGATCAGCGAAGTCGCGCACATGATCGTAAACTTTATTCAGCAGGCAGCCGTGCGAGAAAAGCAAGAAGGGCACTAA
- a CDS encoding NAD(P)/FAD-dependent oxidoreductase: protein MAISQGFLHANDKAGEYPASYYTATANKQFSFPVLEGEHTCDVCVIGAGYAGLSSALHLAERGYKVHLLDAHRVGWGASGRNGGQLGTGQRKDQDELESLVGLERARELWSLAETAKSLVKDLIAKHQIDCDLKPGILHADHKQSYVSHSKDYAEKLASTYNYDQIRFVDKAEIQELLDTTAYHGGTLDMGAAHLHPLNFALGLAEACQSAGVQIFENSEVQEIQKGEPAKLKLANGQVTARYVVFACNGYIDSLETRVASRVMPINNYIIATEPLGEDLARTLIANDAAVADSRFVINYYRLSADNRLLFGGGESYSFQFPQDIKAFVRKPMLQIYPQLKDVPIEYGWGGTLGITLNRMPYFAKLSPNMLNASGFSGHGVAMATLAGQLMAEAIDGQASRFDIMEKVPTHVFPGGRHLRWPLMVLGMLYYSLRDRL from the coding sequence ATGGCTATTTCGCAAGGCTTTCTTCACGCCAACGACAAGGCAGGCGAATACCCTGCCTCCTACTACACCGCGACTGCAAACAAGCAGTTCTCCTTTCCGGTGCTGGAGGGAGAGCACACCTGCGACGTCTGCGTGATTGGCGCGGGCTATGCTGGTCTTTCCTCTGCATTGCATTTGGCTGAGCGTGGCTACAAGGTCCACCTGCTCGACGCACACCGTGTCGGCTGGGGCGCTTCTGGCCGTAATGGTGGTCAGCTGGGAACCGGGCAGCGCAAAGATCAGGATGAACTGGAAAGCCTTGTCGGGCTGGAGCGCGCAAGGGAACTCTGGAGCCTTGCTGAAACCGCCAAATCTCTGGTCAAAGACCTCATTGCCAAACACCAGATCGACTGTGACCTGAAACCCGGTATTCTCCATGCCGATCACAAGCAAAGCTACGTCAGTCACAGCAAGGACTATGCTGAAAAGCTTGCAAGTACTTACAATTACGACCAGATTCGCTTTGTAGATAAAGCGGAAATACAAGAGTTGCTCGATACAACGGCGTATCACGGTGGCACGCTGGATATGGGCGCAGCGCACCTGCACCCCCTCAACTTCGCGCTGGGTCTGGCAGAAGCCTGTCAAAGCGCAGGTGTCCAGATCTTTGAGAACTCAGAGGTGCAGGAGATCCAGAAAGGGGAACCAGCCAAACTGAAGCTTGCTAACGGTCAGGTCACTGCTCGTTATGTGGTCTTCGCGTGCAATGGCTACATCGACAGTCTGGAAACGCGTGTTGCCTCGCGGGTCATGCCCATCAACAACTACATCATCGCCACAGAGCCGCTGGGCGAAGACCTCGCCAGAACTCTGATCGCCAATGATGCAGCCGTGGCGGATTCCCGGTTCGTGATCAACTACTACCGCCTGTCTGCAGACAATCGGCTGTTGTTTGGGGGAGGGGAAAGCTACAGCTTCCAGTTTCCGCAGGATATCAAGGCGTTCGTGCGCAAACCCATGCTGCAGATCTACCCGCAGCTGAAGGATGTGCCGATCGAATACGGCTGGGGCGGTACGCTGGGCATCACGCTCAACCGCATGCCATACTTTGCAAAGCTCTCCCCAAACATGCTCAACGCCAGCGGGTTCTCTGGCCACGGTGTCGCCATGGCAACACTGGCAGGTCAGCTCATGGCAGAGGCCATCGACGGACAGGCCAGCCGGTTTGATATAATGGAGAAAGTCCCAACCCACGTCTTCCCCGGTGGCCGCCACCTCCGCTGGCCCCTCATGGTCCTCGGCATGCTCTACTACAGCCTGCGCGACAGGCTGTAG
- a CDS encoding SDR family NAD(P)-dependent oxidoreductase, protein MSTYRFQGRTAVITGGGGDIAGHIATRLHERGMNLVLADKNGRAARELQARLDNLRVHVFEGDLTQREEMERLLREVEENFGVLDVLINNMAITKVDRFHERTPESIEEEITINMVAPLVLSRLAVPYLLKGDDPRIITTTSLGGIQPLRETPIYAATKFGLRGAMLSFALDEDLHGIKVSCVLPTATDTYMLRQEALEGGSVLNFIDEPQSPSVVADQFVKHLEKPCLERYPKASDSWLTRLAMLLPNMMPRILPFFEKKGRRGMAKYVASLRRQGLLVEVDGKLYQRQRLYLDKPEMEQELEKS, encoded by the coding sequence ATGAGCACCTATCGTTTTCAGGGGCGAACGGCGGTGATCACCGGAGGCGGTGGAGACATCGCCGGTCACATCGCCACGCGTTTGCATGAGCGAGGTATGAACCTCGTTCTGGCAGACAAAAATGGCCGTGCTGCCCGAGAGCTTCAGGCCCGACTGGATAACCTACGGGTTCACGTGTTTGAGGGAGACCTGACACAGCGCGAGGAGATGGAGCGTCTTTTGCGCGAGGTGGAAGAGAACTTTGGCGTGCTGGATGTGCTCATCAATAATATGGCGATCACCAAGGTTGATCGCTTTCATGAGCGCACGCCGGAGAGCATTGAAGAAGAGATCACCATCAACATGGTCGCCCCTTTGGTGTTGAGCCGGTTGGCGGTGCCCTATCTGCTGAAGGGCGATGATCCACGCATCATCACGACCACCTCGCTTGGCGGTATTCAGCCCCTTCGTGAAACACCGATTTATGCGGCGACTAAGTTCGGTCTGCGTGGCGCCATGCTTTCCTTTGCACTGGACGAAGACCTGCACGGCATCAAGGTGAGCTGCGTTCTACCTACAGCGACAGATACTTACATGCTGCGGCAAGAAGCATTGGAAGGTGGCAGTGTTCTCAACTTCATCGATGAGCCGCAATCGCCCAGCGTGGTGGCAGATCAGTTCGTGAAGCACTTAGAGAAGCCATGTCTAGAGCGCTATCCCAAAGCCAGCGATTCCTGGCTGACCCGGCTGGCCATGTTGCTGCCCAACATGATGCCACGGATCTTGCCGTTCTTTGAGAAGAAGGGACGACGAGGCATGGCAAAGTACGTGGCTTCATTGCGCAGGCAAGGTCTGCTGGTTGAGGTGGACGGCAAGCTTTATCAGCGACAGCGGCTGTATCTGGACAAGCCAGAAATGGAGCAGGAGTTGGAGAAGAGTTAG
- a CDS encoding flavin-containing monooxygenase codes for MEIIDRGDAVCIAGAGPAGLVMARALQHNGIEWDQYDPNPDVGGLWDIKHEGTAIYESAHFISSRSLSGFADFPMPDHFADYPKHSEILKYLHDFAEAYGLREKITFSTKIEKLTKTKDDRWQVQLSNGECREYKAVVCATGSQWQANMPELKGTFDGEIRHSQTYKNIREFDGKRVLVVGAGNSGCDIACDAGVMGEKAFISMRRGYHIIPKHVFGMPADVFADGGPDLPVWLIRPFFTLLLRMFNGSLQRFGIPKPDHKLFETHPLLNTQLVHSLQHGDVTVKPDVDRLDGKYVVFKDGSREEIDLILCATGYNQQLDFAGDYFSYEGGRPKMFIQAASREHKNLFGISYIETNSGAYKRFDYMAGLVANYLKDQRDDPSRASQLEAIIRSETPDLSGGIHFLNTDRHAGYCDAVAHTKYVKKLYQRMGWTFPEDIRFKRATPKTKQAQTAKKAEVAA; via the coding sequence GTGGAGATTATTGATAGAGGTGACGCGGTTTGCATTGCTGGTGCAGGCCCGGCGGGGCTTGTGATGGCCCGCGCATTACAGCACAACGGCATTGAATGGGATCAGTATGATCCAAACCCGGATGTGGGCGGTCTCTGGGACATTAAGCACGAAGGCACTGCGATCTATGAGAGCGCGCATTTCATCAGCTCTCGCAGCTTGTCCGGCTTTGCTGATTTTCCGATGCCGGATCATTTCGCGGATTACCCCAAGCACTCAGAGATCCTGAAGTACCTGCATGACTTTGCAGAGGCTTATGGCCTGCGGGAGAAAATCACTTTCTCAACCAAGATTGAGAAGCTGACCAAAACCAAGGATGATCGTTGGCAGGTTCAGCTCTCCAACGGCGAATGCCGCGAGTACAAGGCTGTGGTGTGTGCCACAGGATCGCAATGGCAGGCCAATATGCCCGAATTGAAGGGCACATTTGATGGCGAGATCCGCCACAGCCAGACCTACAAGAACATTCGTGAGTTTGACGGTAAACGAGTGTTGGTGGTCGGAGCTGGCAACTCTGGCTGCGATATCGCGTGTGATGCAGGCGTGATGGGCGAAAAGGCCTTCATTTCCATGCGGCGTGGCTACCACATCATTCCCAAACATGTGTTTGGCATGCCCGCAGATGTGTTTGCGGATGGCGGGCCTGATCTGCCGGTTTGGTTGATCCGACCTTTCTTCACCTTGCTGCTACGCATGTTCAACGGCAGCCTACAGCGGTTTGGAATACCCAAGCCAGATCACAAGCTGTTTGAGACCCATCCGCTGCTGAACACTCAACTGGTGCATTCGCTGCAACACGGGGATGTAACGGTGAAGCCGGATGTGGATCGGCTGGATGGCAAGTACGTGGTGTTCAAGGATGGCAGCCGGGAAGAGATTGATTTGATCCTTTGTGCAACCGGCTATAACCAGCAGTTGGACTTTGCGGGTGACTACTTCAGCTATGAAGGCGGACGGCCCAAGATGTTTATTCAGGCGGCTTCACGCGAGCACAAAAACCTGTTTGGCATCAGCTATATTGAAACCAACTCCGGCGCTTATAAACGGTTTGACTATATGGCTGGACTGGTCGCCAACTATCTGAAGGATCAGAGAGATGATCCTTCCCGTGCCAGCCAGCTGGAGGCGATCATCAGAAGTGAAACGCCTGATCTTTCCGGTGGTATTCATTTCCTGAACACGGACCGACACGCAGGTTATTGCGATGCGGTGGCGCACACCAAGTATGTGAAGAAGCTTTATCAGCGAATGGGTTGGACATTCCCGGAGGATATTCGGTTCAAGCGGGCTACACCCAAAACCAAGCAAGCTCAAACTGCTAAGAAGGCGGAGGTTGCTGCATGA
- a CDS encoding AraC family transcriptional regulator, producing the protein MQSENHQLALADVAQRSKVPPHLLRYLLQELEQRGIAAEKVLPHTVLDQYSDPTAFLSHDARLTYQQSRLIILKALALTGDESLGLAVGHRQSITSLGLVSLGVMASATGREALELGIRYHRLTGSMLEIDLEPSSGKTLTMIARSRFHEPVLLTFFVQELFAAMVGVVRFTTGSKQAINRIEMMQTPPEKKSLFQDALGSSVIFEASRNAIEFDADHLQRPLATSDRFVLHEVEALLAGMMQEESTRLDFLKSVEEEARRRLKNNPSIEEIAGVFSMSERSFRRKLSASQVSFRDILSQIRQSQAMELLLWSRLSSEQIAAELGYSDPRVFRRAFKQWTGETPSQFRRSATQL; encoded by the coding sequence ATGCAGTCGGAAAATCATCAGTTGGCACTGGCAGACGTGGCACAGCGCTCAAAGGTGCCCCCACACTTGCTGCGCTACTTGCTGCAAGAGCTGGAGCAGCGCGGCATTGCGGCTGAAAAAGTCCTGCCGCACACGGTGCTGGACCAGTACAGTGACCCGACAGCCTTCCTCTCACACGATGCCCGTCTGACCTATCAGCAAAGCCGCCTGATCATCCTGAAAGCACTTGCTTTGACGGGAGATGAAAGCCTTGGTCTGGCTGTTGGTCACCGTCAATCCATCACCTCACTCGGCCTCGTCAGCCTCGGCGTTATGGCAAGCGCAACGGGCAGAGAGGCGCTGGAGCTCGGCATCCGGTATCACCGTCTTACCGGTAGTATGCTGGAGATCGATCTGGAGCCATCCTCCGGCAAAACCCTTACGATGATCGCCCGCAGCCGCTTTCATGAGCCGGTGCTCCTCACATTCTTCGTTCAGGAGCTGTTCGCGGCCATGGTTGGTGTTGTCCGCTTCACCACAGGAAGCAAGCAAGCGATCAATCGCATCGAGATGATGCAGACACCACCAGAAAAGAAGAGCCTCTTTCAGGACGCTCTCGGCTCATCCGTCATATTTGAAGCTTCGCGAAATGCCATCGAGTTTGATGCAGACCACCTGCAGCGACCATTGGCAACTTCGGACCGGTTCGTTCTGCACGAAGTAGAAGCGCTGCTGGCTGGCATGATGCAGGAAGAAAGCACGCGCCTCGATTTCCTCAAGTCTGTCGAAGAAGAAGCCCGCCGCCGATTGAAAAACAACCCGTCCATCGAGGAAATCGCAGGTGTTTTCTCCATGAGCGAGCGCAGCTTCCGCCGCAAACTCTCAGCTTCTCAGGTTTCCTTTCGGGACATCCTCTCTCAAATCCGTCAATCTCAGGCCATGGAGTTGCTCCTGTGGTCTCGCCTGTCCTCAGAGCAAATAGCAGCGGAGTTGGGTTACTCTGATCCAAGGGTGTTTCGCAGGGCTTTCAAACAGTGGACAGGGGAGACACCCAGTCAGTTTAGAAGGTCCGCAACTCAACTGTGA
- the panB gene encoding 3-methyl-2-oxobutanoate hydroxymethyltransferase — translation MSHTSAIRRKTIKDIMKAKGHHKLVCLTAYTAPIAQMLDEHCDLLLVGDSVGMVLHGLPDTTAVTLDMMIMHGKAVMRGSQNALVVVDMPFGSFEESPQAAYRNALRVMQETGCQAVKLEYNSAAPETIRFLVDRGIPVVAHIGLRPQYLHVEGGYKVAGKNEESRQEQLECARQVAEAGAFCVVVEGTKDEVAREISDSVPIPTIGIGASVDCDGQILVTDDMLGMFDKTPKFVRKYAELKSQIELGVKAFANDVRREQFPAADETY, via the coding sequence ATGTCTCATACATCTGCAATTCGGCGGAAAACCATTAAAGACATCATGAAGGCAAAAGGCCATCACAAGCTGGTCTGCCTCACTGCCTATACTGCGCCAATCGCGCAGATGCTGGATGAACACTGCGACCTGCTGCTGGTGGGAGACAGCGTTGGCATGGTGCTCCACGGCCTGCCTGACACAACAGCCGTCACGCTGGATATGATGATCATGCACGGCAAGGCCGTAATGCGTGGCTCTCAGAATGCGCTCGTTGTCGTTGATATGCCATTCGGCTCTTTTGAGGAAAGCCCGCAGGCTGCTTACCGCAACGCACTGCGTGTGATGCAGGAAACCGGCTGTCAGGCCGTTAAGCTGGAGTACAACTCCGCAGCTCCTGAAACCATCCGCTTCCTCGTGGATCGCGGTATCCCTGTTGTCGCTCACATCGGCCTGCGCCCGCAGTATCTGCATGTGGAAGGCGGCTACAAGGTTGCTGGCAAAAACGAAGAAAGCCGCCAGGAGCAGCTGGAATGCGCGCGTCAGGTGGCTGAAGCTGGCGCGTTCTGTGTTGTGGTTGAAGGCACCAAAGACGAAGTCGCTCGTGAAATTTCCGACAGTGTACCAATCCCAACCATCGGCATTGGCGCTTCTGTTGACTGTGACGGCCAGATCCTCGTGACGGATGACATGCTCGGCATGTTCGACAAGACACCAAAGTTCGTCCGCAAGTACGCAGAGCTGAAATCCCAGATCGAGCTGGGCGTGAAGGCATTCGCGAATGATGTGCGCCGCGAGCAGTTCCCGGCTGCTGACGAAACCTACTAA
- a CDS encoding cysteine hydrolase family protein: MVLILVLGVLLALVALVAYTFWGILKIQTPTNGPSIKSEGRRGTALLIIDVQADFTKETGSRKWDPDYLQSRLDQINALAELAKQKGWPIIAIRHVYLGWYTNFLVRLLGGGLGAQGSAGLKMDPRVAAKPDLDFEKSKSDAFGEPELSVFLKTHQVDHLILTGLDGNACVKNTSIGALNRGYRVELCDPAILAYNQKAWELQKEALQEMGAAVSHDIVENAADAGAEKDPA; this comes from the coding sequence ATGGTGCTTATTTTGGTTCTGGGAGTGCTGTTAGCTCTGGTAGCCCTTGTTGCCTACACCTTCTGGGGTATTCTCAAGATTCAAACTCCCACCAACGGGCCCTCAATCAAATCTGAAGGTCGTCGTGGCACAGCGCTGCTGATCATTGATGTGCAGGCCGACTTCACCAAAGAAACCGGTTCCCGCAAATGGGATCCTGATTATCTGCAATCCCGCCTCGATCAGATCAATGCTCTGGCAGAGCTGGCCAAGCAAAAAGGCTGGCCTATCATCGCCATCCGGCATGTCTATCTGGGGTGGTACACCAACTTTCTGGTCCGCTTGCTGGGAGGAGGGCTGGGAGCGCAAGGCTCTGCTGGCCTTAAGATGGATCCACGCGTTGCAGCAAAGCCAGATCTGGATTTTGAAAAGTCCAAGAGTGATGCCTTTGGCGAGCCGGAACTCTCAGTATTTCTGAAGACCCATCAGGTTGACCATCTGATCCTCACTGGTCTGGATGGCAATGCCTGCGTGAAGAACACAAGCATTGGCGCACTTAACAGAGGCTACCGTGTAGAGCTCTGCGACCCGGCAATCCTCGCCTACAATCAGAAAGCCTGGGAACTCCAGAAAGAAGCGCTGCAGGAAATGGGTGCAGCTGTCTCCCACGACATCGTTGAGAACGCAGCGGATGCTGGAGCTGAGAAAGACCCAGCCTAG
- a CDS encoding phosphodiesterase, whose amino-acid sequence MIFAQLTDIHIKAGGKFAYNCVDTLSHLRKAVAHLNAFRPRLDFVVISGDLVDLGNADEYELFRQEIDQLEMPFYVIPGNHDHRDAMREAFADHGYLSKEGALQFSIEKGGLRIIGLDTTIPGKHDGHFDADKQAWLRAELTAHKDQPTLVFMHHPPFKTGIEHMDDIMLIRAEEDFWPVVTGQSQILQIACGHVHRAIEVFKNGIPVSICPASGHQVTLDLEPAGEPSFVMDPPAVRIFRWTGGELINHLSFIGDFGGRHPFFDKNGNLID is encoded by the coding sequence ATGATTTTCGCGCAGCTCACCGACATTCACATCAAAGCTGGCGGAAAGTTCGCCTACAACTGCGTTGATACGCTGTCTCATCTGCGCAAGGCGGTGGCGCACCTGAACGCGTTTCGGCCCCGGCTGGACTTTGTGGTGATCAGCGGTGATCTCGTGGATCTGGGCAATGCAGATGAGTATGAGCTGTTTCGTCAGGAGATCGATCAGCTAGAGATGCCGTTTTATGTGATCCCCGGCAACCATGATCATCGGGATGCAATGCGCGAGGCTTTTGCGGATCATGGTTATCTGAGTAAAGAAGGCGCGTTGCAGTTCTCTATTGAGAAGGGTGGTCTACGGATCATCGGATTGGACACGACCATTCCGGGCAAACATGATGGGCATTTTGATGCCGATAAGCAAGCATGGCTGCGTGCCGAGCTGACAGCGCACAAAGATCAGCCAACACTGGTGTTTATGCATCATCCTCCCTTCAAAACCGGCATTGAGCACATGGATGACATCATGCTGATACGTGCTGAGGAAGACTTCTGGCCTGTTGTCACCGGACAATCACAGATCCTGCAGATTGCTTGTGGGCACGTTCATCGGGCGATTGAGGTGTTCAAAAACGGCATTCCGGTGAGCATCTGCCCTGCCTCAGGTCATCAGGTGACGCTTGATCTGGAGCCGGCTGGGGAGCCAAGCTTTGTGATGGACCCGCCAGCGGTACGGATCTTCCGCTGGACCGGAGGCGAGCTGATCAATCACCTGAGCTTTATCGGAGACTTTGGTGGGCGGCATCCATTCTTTGATAAGAATGGTAATCTGATCGACTAG
- a CDS encoding DUF2474 family protein, whose amino-acid sequence MTSDKTGEIELPLWKRLLWFAALWIAGVASVTVVSYALRSLII is encoded by the coding sequence ATGACCTCTGACAAGACTGGTGAAATCGAGCTCCCCCTCTGGAAGCGTTTGCTTTGGTTTGCAGCCCTTTGGATTGCAGGCGTCGCTTCCGTGACGGTGGTCTCTTATGCCTTGAGAAGCCTGATCATTTAG
- the cydB gene encoding cytochrome d ubiquinol oxidase subunit II, which yields MMLDYPLIWGFLIAVAIFAYVVLDGFDLGIGILYPTTKDADERTLMMNSVAPVWDGNETWLILGGGGLFAVFPLAYSVIMPAVYAPIIGMLIGLIFRGVAFEFRFKSSVERRPFWDLSFFAGSIVAAFCQGLVLGTLVQGIEVVDRTYAGGWWDWLTPFSVMTGFAVVSGYALLGSTWLVMKLEGVPQAHFRRVSKYAALLLIAFLLLVSIWMPFINESIMEKWFSFPYLLYTFPVPLLVAITTLILWRALMSDADYTPFLASLVLFLLTYVGLGINIFPYVVPHVYTLWEAAAPDSSLKFLLVGAVILIPMILAYTAYAYYVFRGKIKSTEGYH from the coding sequence ATGATGCTTGATTATCCGCTTATCTGGGGTTTTCTCATAGCCGTTGCGATCTTCGCTTATGTTGTGCTGGATGGCTTCGATCTTGGTATCGGGATTCTGTACCCGACCACCAAAGATGCAGATGAACGCACATTGATGATGAACAGCGTTGCCCCTGTATGGGATGGTAACGAGACCTGGCTCATCCTTGGTGGAGGCGGCCTGTTTGCGGTGTTTCCGCTGGCCTACTCGGTCATCATGCCTGCGGTGTATGCACCGATTATCGGCATGTTGATCGGCTTGATCTTCCGTGGTGTGGCCTTCGAGTTCCGCTTCAAATCCTCTGTTGAGCGCAGGCCGTTCTGGGATCTGTCTTTCTTTGCAGGATCCATCGTGGCTGCCTTCTGTCAGGGTTTGGTGCTAGGTACCTTGGTGCAAGGCATTGAAGTGGTGGACCGCACGTACGCCGGTGGCTGGTGGGATTGGCTGACGCCATTTTCCGTCATGACTGGTTTTGCGGTTGTTTCTGGTTACGCTTTGCTGGGATCAACCTGGCTGGTGATGAAGCTGGAAGGTGTGCCGCAAGCACATTTCCGCCGCGTGTCAAAGTACGCAGCACTGTTGCTGATCGCTTTCCTTTTGCTGGTGAGCATCTGGATGCCGTTCATCAATGAGAGCATTATGGAGAAGTGGTTTAGCTTCCCGTATCTGCTTTACACATTCCCTGTGCCGCTTCTTGTTGCGATCACCACGCTGATCTTGTGGCGTGCGCTGATGAGCGATGCGGATTACACGCCGTTCCTCGCCTCACTGGTGCTGTTCCTGCTCACTTATGTAGGATTGGGGATCAACATCTTCCCGTATGTGGTGCCACACGTTTACACGCTTTGGGAAGCAGCTGCACCTGATAGCAGTCTGAAGTTCCTGCTTGTGGGGGCGGTCATCCTTATTCCGATGATCCTCGCTTACACGGCCTATGCGTACTACGTGTTCCGCGGCAAGATTAAATCAACGGAGGGTTACCACTGA